A DNA window from Moorella thermoacetica contains the following coding sequences:
- the rseP gene encoding RIP metalloprotease RseP, with amino-acid sequence MTIILALVIFSILVIVHEGGHYLAAKRAGIKVEEFAIGMGPALWQVKKGETIYSLRAFPLGGFNRMAGMEGPDLDDPRGFNRQPVLARMGVIGAGSGMNFLLALFLFILVFMVLGIPADINIIGRVEPGMPAALAGLQPGDKILQVNDTPVNTWRDMVDLIYKHPEEKITLVIERDGRQQQINLTTARDPQTGVGLIGIGPTWERQGFWRSIVLGTRQAIEITRLIILSLVEMVTGKVAAEVVGPVGIVQLVGQAAAFGLANVLNFMAVLSLDLGIINLLPVPALDGSRLVFLGLEAVRGRPINPEKENFIHLIGFAILMGLLILITYKDLIRIFS; translated from the coding sequence GTGACCATTATCCTGGCCCTGGTTATCTTCAGCATTCTGGTTATCGTCCATGAAGGGGGGCACTACCTGGCGGCCAAGCGCGCCGGGATTAAGGTGGAGGAGTTCGCTATCGGCATGGGCCCGGCCCTGTGGCAGGTTAAAAAGGGAGAAACCATTTATTCCCTGCGGGCCTTTCCCCTGGGAGGGTTTAACCGGATGGCCGGCATGGAGGGGCCAGACCTTGACGACCCACGTGGCTTCAACCGCCAGCCGGTACTCGCCCGGATGGGGGTCATCGGCGCCGGTTCTGGTATGAACTTCCTCCTGGCGTTGTTCCTGTTTATTCTGGTCTTTATGGTCCTGGGGATACCGGCTGATATCAATATTATTGGCCGGGTCGAGCCGGGTATGCCGGCCGCCCTGGCCGGCTTGCAACCCGGGGATAAAATCCTTCAGGTTAACGATACCCCGGTGAATACCTGGCGCGATATGGTCGACCTGATTTATAAACACCCGGAAGAAAAAATAACCCTGGTGATTGAACGGGACGGCCGGCAACAACAGATCAACCTCACCACCGCCAGGGATCCCCAGACGGGGGTGGGATTGATCGGCATCGGCCCCACCTGGGAGAGGCAGGGTTTCTGGCGCTCTATTGTCCTAGGCACCAGGCAGGCAATAGAGATCACCAGGCTCATTATCCTGAGCTTGGTAGAGATGGTGACCGGCAAGGTGGCGGCGGAGGTAGTCGGTCCGGTGGGTATCGTCCAGCTGGTGGGCCAAGCGGCAGCCTTCGGCCTGGCCAATGTTTTGAACTTTATGGCCGTCCTGAGCCTTGACCTGGGGATTATTAACCTGCTGCCGGTCCCCGCCCTGGATGGCAGCCGGCTGGTGTTCCTGGGCCTGGAAGCAGTGCGCGGGCGACCCATTAACCCGGAAAAGGAGAATTTTATCCACCTGATCGGCTTTGCCATCCTGATGGGCCTGTTAATTCTCATTACCTATAAGGATTTAATCCGGATCTTCAGCTGA
- the ispG gene encoding flavodoxin-dependent (E)-4-hydroxy-3-methylbut-2-enyl-diphosphate synthase translates to MPGRRRPTRRIQVGKVAIGGGAPISVQSMTNTDTRDITATVAQIRRLAAAGCEIVRLAVPDQEAALALAKIKAQVEIPLIADIHFDYRLALAALEAGVDGLRLNPGNIGGPERVKAVVKEAAARRVPIRIGVNAGSLEKEVLAAHGGVTAEAMVASALKHIRLLEDLDFREIKVSLKASEVPLMLAAYRLMAEKVDYPLHLGVTEAGRGLEGAVKSAVGIGILLAEGIGDTIRVSLTGDPVQEVIAGFAILRALGLRQQGIELISCPTCGRCQLDLDAVAARVQEELRGIKQPLKVAVMGCAVNGPGEARQADVGIAGGPGFGLLFRHGRPVRKVKEEDLARALVEEVKRLAAERREQG, encoded by the coding sequence ATGCCTGGCAGGCGCCGTCCCACCCGGCGAATCCAGGTGGGTAAGGTTGCTATTGGGGGCGGGGCTCCTATCTCCGTCCAGTCTATGACCAATACCGATACCCGGGATATTACCGCTACTGTCGCCCAGATCAGGAGGCTGGCCGCCGCCGGCTGTGAAATCGTCCGCCTGGCCGTACCGGATCAAGAAGCGGCCCTGGCCCTGGCGAAAATAAAGGCCCAGGTAGAGATACCTCTTATCGCCGATATCCACTTCGACTACCGCCTGGCCCTGGCGGCCCTGGAGGCCGGGGTTGACGGCTTGCGTTTAAATCCGGGCAACATTGGCGGGCCTGAGCGGGTAAAGGCGGTAGTCAAAGAGGCTGCTGCCCGCCGGGTGCCCATCCGCATCGGCGTTAACGCCGGTTCCCTGGAGAAAGAAGTCCTGGCGGCCCATGGCGGGGTGACGGCGGAAGCCATGGTTGCCAGTGCCCTAAAACACATCCGCCTCCTGGAGGATCTGGATTTCCGGGAGATTAAAGTTTCCCTTAAAGCCTCCGAGGTGCCTTTAATGCTGGCAGCCTACCGCCTCATGGCGGAAAAGGTAGATTACCCTCTGCACCTGGGGGTTACCGAAGCCGGCCGGGGGCTGGAAGGAGCGGTAAAATCGGCCGTAGGCATCGGCATTTTACTCGCAGAGGGGATTGGCGACACCATCAGGGTCTCCCTCACCGGCGACCCGGTCCAGGAGGTTATTGCCGGCTTTGCCATTCTGCGCGCCTTGGGCCTGCGCCAGCAGGGCATTGAGTTGATCTCCTGTCCCACCTGCGGCCGCTGCCAGCTGGACCTGGACGCGGTGGCGGCCAGGGTTCAGGAGGAACTGCGGGGCATTAAACAGCCCCTGAAGGTGGCTGTCATGGGCTGCGCCGTCAACGGCCCCGGGGAGGCCCGCCAGGCTGACGTCGGTATTGCCGGCGGTCCGGGCTTCGGCCTCCTTTTTCGCCACGGTCGCCCGGTACGCAAGGTGAAAGAAGAAGATCTGGCCCGGGCCCTGGTGGAGGAAGTGAAACGCCTGGCGGCAGAGAGGCGGGAACAGGGATAA